One segment of Triticum aestivum cultivar Chinese Spring chromosome 2A, IWGSC CS RefSeq v2.1, whole genome shotgun sequence DNA contains the following:
- the LOC123191162 gene encoding tubby-like F-box protein 7 — protein MTLRSIVRDLRESFGNLSRRNFEAKISSVPSLSGHHRGKSLESASDLQDSLVTNLQGNWASLPPELLRDVMKRLEEDDSNWPSRKDVVACASVCTTWREMCKDIVRNPEFCGKLTFPVSLKQPGSRDGLIQCFIKRDKSKLTYRLYLSLTSAVLDDNGKFLLSAKRSRRTTYTDYAISMDPKNISRSSSGYIGKLRSNFLGTKFIIYDTQPPYNASKLCPQERTSRRFSSRKVSPKVPAATGSYPIAQVNYELNVLGTRGPRRMQCTMNSIPTSAVDPDGVVPGQPKELLPRLFEESFRTTASSRYSTDFSSCRFSEFGGGPLREEGGDENAGDKESPLVLKNKSPRWHEQLQCWCLNFRGRVTVASVKNFQLIAAPAPPPPASGGEAAPEPSLQPQPPQQQPTSATAQPQPAGSSLSASSSSSSSHHDTVLLQFGKVSKDTFTMDYRYPLSAFQAFAICLTSFDTKLACE, from the exons ATGACTTTGCGCAGCATAGTTCGCGATTTAAGGGAGAGCTTTGGAAACCTGTCAAGGCGGAATTTCGAGGCGAAAATCTCAAGCGTCCCAAGCCTTTCGGGCCATCACAGGGGGAAATCGCTTGAATCTGCAAGTGATCTGCAGGATAGTCTTGTCACAAACCTGCAAGGCAATTGGGCTAGCCTTCCTCCTGAATTACTTCGGGATGTGATGAAAAGGTTGGAGGAAGACGACAGCAATTGGCCATCCCGCAAGGATGTTGTTGCTTGCGCTTCTGTCTGTACAACTTGGAGAGAGATGTGCAAGGATATAGTGAGGAATCCAGAATTCTGTGGAAAGCTCACCTTTCCTGTGTCCCTTAAGCAG CCTGGATCTCGAGATGGATTGATCCAGTGTTTCATCAAAAGGGACAAGTCAAAGCTAACTTATCGTCTCTACCTGTCCCTTACTTCTG CTGTGCTTGATGATAATGGCAAGTTCCTACTGTCAGCTAAAAGGAGTCGGAGAACAACTTACACCGACTATGCCATTTCTATGGATCCTAAAAATATATCCCGGTCAAGTAGTGGCTACATCGGGAAATTGAG GTCAAATTTCCTCGGCACCAAATTCATCATCTACGACACGCAGCCGCCCTACAATGCCAGTAAACTCTGCCCGCAGGAACGGACCAGCCGGCGGTTCTCCTCCAGGAAAGTTTCCCCGAAAGTTCCTGCGGCGACCGGTAGCTACCCCATCGCTCAGGTGAACTACGAGCTGAACGTGCTCGGCACCCGCGGGCCAAGGCGGATGCAGTGCACCATGAACTCCATCCCGACATCAGCGGTAGACCCCGACGGCGTTGTGCCTGGCCAACCGAAGGAGCTCCTCCCCCGGCTATTCGAGGAATCCTTCCGCACCACAGCAAGTTCCAGGTACTCCACGGACTTCAGCAGCTGCCGCTTCTCCGAGTTTGGGGGAGGGCCTCTGAGAGAAGAAGGCGGCGATGAAAATGCGGGGGACAAGGAGAGCCCGCTGGTTCTCAAGAACAAATCGCCTCGGTGGCATGAGCAGCTGCAGTGCTGGTGCCTCAACTTCCGTGGCCGCGTCACGGTGGCCTCGGTCAAGAACTTCCAGCTGATCGCCGcacccgccccgccaccgccggcctctGGAGGAGAGGCAGCTCCCGAGCCGTCTTTACAGCCGCAACCACCCCAGCAGCAGCCTACCTCTGCTACCGCACAACCCCAGCCTGCTGGCAGTTCGTTGTCTGCATCGTCGTCCTCGTCCTCAAGCCACCACGACACGGTGCTTCTGCAGTTCGGGAAGGTGTCCAAGGACACCTTCACCATGGACTACCGGTACCCGCTGTCGGCGTTCCAGGCCTTCGCCATCTGCCTGACCAGCTTCGACACCAAGCTGGCGTGTGAATAA